The following DNA comes from Gopherus flavomarginatus isolate rGopFla2 chromosome 5, rGopFla2.mat.asm, whole genome shotgun sequence.
TACATTATCACACATACCCTTCTCACCACCTTAGTCCACAGAAGTCTCCCCCCCATCATACACCCACACATCTTTATCCTCTGTCCTTGCCTGTCATCAGGATTGATAACTGTGTCCAAGGAAAACTTGTACTGGAATCCAGAGCAGCCACCTCCCTCCACCTGCAGCCTGAGAAACTCCGACCCTTCTATAATTTCCAGCAGCCTCTGCAAAGCAGAAAGGGAGGAGCATTAAAAGATCTGCAATATCCACATGCAAGCAGATAGCATCTGCTTCTAACCCGATATCAAGCCTGCAAGATGCCCCAACGGGATAAAGGCCAGAATCAGAGCAATATGGACGGGGCGCCTGTATGACCTTGGGGAGGTAACTCATAAGTAGCCAGGTCTGCAGCATACCCCTGTGCACCACAGCCATGTGTGTGGAGGTCCTCATGCAGCTCATCTGAGagatgagggggaaaaaatcactgaTTTCCCAAGACTCAGCTATCATGACGTCTGCAGTTCCTCAAAGGGGTGTCTGAAAGGGGAGGCAGTTCATCAGTGAACCTCATGGATTATTATAAAATGCTTTGGGAACCTTTAGGTCAAGTAGCTATAAGTAGCATGATGTTACAGGTACTTCAGTGGTAGGGAATGTCATACTTAGGGCATGCCAGGCACATAACAACCTTCTCAAGGACACACAGACACAATGACACACCATGAGTGCCTTCTAGAGAACTGTACCTTCACACAGCTGTTGCTGAGGTAGATCTGTCCCTCACTAGAGTCAGACACTGGTTGCCCTGGCTTAGAAGAGGATGATGCCCACTGCACCCTGATGCTTGGAAAATAGGCTCCATTCTGAGAAGAAAAGGGTGGTGTTCTCACTAGGTGCAGTAAAGTAGGAGAAAGGCTGCTGTGAAGAGATGGGGATGGAAACAGTTAGGAAGGCATGTGAAAAGCACAAAGGttactgcagcagaactccagaAAGGAGATTTTAgaaaagcagtgtgtgtgtgggtggaattctCCGTGAAAGAGTAGAAACAACCTAAAATGAATGAGGAGTGTCAAGGAAGAGGAGAAAAGCCTGATCTACACTGCTTCAATATACATATAGCTAGTGACAGCACAGAGAGATTATAGAAACAGGCTGGTTCACAGCAATGATCAGGTTAGTCTGGTGTCAGGAATATGACAGCAGCCACTACCAGATGCTTTGGAGGCAGGAGCAAAGAACACCCCAGCCCACCGTGTTGGGCGACCCTGCCCTCAGAGGGAGTCCCTGGGGAGATGGCTTGTGCCCTGAACTAGGAGTGTCCGTGTCCATCACCTGACCGACATCCTGTCTATTACAGGTACCTCAGCTACAGGCGAGAATATTTTGCTCCCTGCTGCCAACTCTTGGCCCGGCACCGGGCACTAGCGAGTCCCTGGAGCCCGTGCGCATTAGTCCTCTGGCAGGGTCACACTGCGTGGCGCAGCTAACCGCGCCCTCTCCAGGGGCGCCCCCCCGGGAACGGCCGGGTCAGGCGCCGCAGCGGGGCTTGGCGCAGGGGCCGGGTGCTGGGGCGAGGCTCCAGGACAGGAGCTGCAGGCGCTCAACAGCCGGGCGGCGCGGGGACGGGGATGGCGATGCTGCCCCGGCCGTGCGGCGCCCCCCACACGCGCCAGGGACGGAGAGGGGACCCCGGGCTACTGTCCTGGCTCCACCCGAGCCCGGCAAAAGGGCCGCAGCGCTACCTGCACCGACCGCCGGGACGCAACCTCCTCAGACAGCTCAGCAACACCCCCAGCGCCGCCATCTTGCACCAGTGGCTCTTAGAGTGCCTCGCAGTGCTATTGGCGCAGAGCCCGTggagccccgcctcttcctgcggGCTGGGTGACGTAAGACCTGCCATGACAGCTACCGAGGCGGAAGTGCCACGGAGGAGGTTCTGGTAGCAAAGCGGTTTAGGAACCTAGCATCGTGAGTTTggttgctaagcaacagactgGCTGAGGGGGCTGGCTCACCCTGGCCAGAGCCTCTCAGGCTCCAGTTTCCTGCTGTGCCTGGCCCTTTGGGGTCCGCTGGCCCCCGAACCCAACACTTCAGCTCTGCCGCTTCTCTGAGCCCCGCCCTTGCGCCGAGGCcccccctgctcactacattccccctcccccacttactttcactgggctggggcagggttgcaGAAAAGTAGTAtgcaggctgtgggatggagccagaaatgagggattcagggttcaggaggggactctgggctggggaagggtgttgggttgcaggaggggtgagtgctccatctgggggtgtgggctctggggtggggccagggatgaggggttcaggaggggactctgggctgggacaggaggttgggttgcaggaggggtgagtgctccatctgggggtgtgggctctggggtggggccagggatgaggggtttggggtgcaagaggatgctccaggctggggggtgaggcaGAGGGGTTCAGActgtgggagggggatctgggcagGGGGTCGGGGCAAGGGCTCTGTctgcgggtgcaggctctggggtgaggccagggatgaggggtttatggtgcaggaggatgctccaggttggggcagggggctcagggctggggttggggcacaggcttaccttgggcagctcccagtcagcagggGAGCTAAAGCAAGCTTCCTGCCCATCTCAACTCTGTGCTGTGCCTGGAAGTGGagagcaggtccagctcctaggcagaggcgtggcAGACCGCTCTGCGTGCTGCTCTCACCCGGAGGCAGCGccccgcagctccagcggccaatagaagtgcagagccagtgctcagggcaggtgCAGCACGCGGAACCCAGAGGGCCCCCGCctgggagccagacctgctggctgcttcaggGGTGCAGCGCAAAGCCAGGATACGGAGGGACTAGCTTTCCTTAGGTCCggttggcagtgctgactggagctgcgaTGATCCCTTTTCGATCAGCTGTTCTGGAAAAAGaacagacacctggtcaccctacaagcAACAGCCCCACAACCAACATCCCAGCCGGGGCAGCCCTGGTCATTGGCTGGGCTCTGAGGGAAAGTCACTGACTCCTTCCCCCAGTGGAGAGCCCTTGACTCTGATcgtaccccctcccccaccgagTCCTGTGGCTGGTCAGGACCCTTTGGCCCTTCCTGCCTTCCTACTTCTGAGCATGGCACTGGCCTGGGTCTTGTCTCAGAGACGCATCACCCCCGTTAAATCCCCTCTCCTATTTCCCCAGGTGCTGCTTCAGTGACCGagttcctgggcccagcctgcagAGTCATCAGAGGCCATGGCCCTTCCGGTGGGAAGTGCACTGTGCCAGCATGTGAGTCAGCCAGTACTGATGGCCCTTGAACCACTCTCATTGTCAACCCTCTCCTAGGTGTCCCACCCTGGCACCCACAGGACAGCGGCCACAACACAGCACtgcacacagggccggctttaggccgattcgattgattctggggaatcgggccccgcgccttaggcactttttaaattttttttttaacttaccccgGTTCccagctgcggtctgctccggggttttccatggtcccgctcctttgagcgaagcgccggcgggagcgcggcgtggccccgctctcccagctagagctccagctggggcggcggggcttgccacgctccggctggggctccagccaggagagcggggcggcggggctttgccgcgctcctgctggagctccagctgggagagcggggcgggCGGGGCTTTGCCGTgctccggctggagctccggccagagcgtggcaagccccgcgacccTGGCTggcgctctgggccctttaaatagcccccagagccctgaggcagtgaggggctccgggggctatttaaagggcccggggctccagctgcctttgccaccccggtcctttaaatagccgccggagccctgcctcccccatgcatACCCCAgcgctcccacggctatttaaaaggtctgggggggggcagaaggcGGTTTGGtggctacttaaagggctggggttccagctgcctctgctgcaccccctgacctgcccacaccagtcccgcccccccttcctgcagccagctctgcactctgtgcccacagccagcccctgctaaaccccctgtcctgtctccagccaacccctgccacacacccctgcagccctgcccaaagccagccagccccacacatgctgctgcctgcaccagccctgcacaccctgcccagcccgcaccctctgccctgtctccagtcaacccctgctgcaccccactgcctgaagccagccagttccacactccgctgtctccagacctgcaaacccctgctgcacccccctgcggccctgcctgaagccagaccgccccacaccccctgtctccaaccagccccacaccccttgccctgcctatagccagaccctacctccagtcagtccctgccctgcctccagccagccccatgtccactgctgccctgcagttcccagggcagtaaccctgcacacctgcttcaatgaggggggcagggagcagctgggaccaacacatgtgcacacccccagggagtggcggggacccacacatgtgaaatggcggtcattaatagccaatcaacagcatatatgatgcaatgtatataatatataattttattatttatatagttatggaaagtaaataatacatgaaagacatgaaaggctttttttccactttttttttaagtcatccctgccagggccccgctgaaaatgttcgaattgggccccgcacttcctaaagccggccctgactgcacAGACTGGGTGTTTTAATCCAACATGAAAATTAACATCCAAAGTGAGGGTCACAAACCAAAATGAAGCTCACAATTGGACGCAGCCAACCCCCAGTCTGACACACACAAGCCTATTCCCCTCCCACTGATTTAAAAGAAGCTAATCACATGCATGAAGTTGAGCACATGGATAACTAATTGCAAGATGGAGGGCTACAGTTGCCTACTGCTGTGTTGTGCTCTACAAGGGTTGTTCCAGTTGGCCAAGCGGTGAACCTGGCTCCTAGGATGAGGGAGGACCTTTAGGAGAAACAGTAACATCTGCTCTTGGTTTATTTATACCATCTCAAACCTGGTGATATATACTTGTCTATGCAATTTATCATTTTTTGTCCTTGGATTAACTATAATAATTACTATGGAATTATTAAAGTATCACATACAAGCTCACAGGAAATCTGGATGCTAATCCAGTTATTTGCAGCATATTTATGAATCCCCAAACCAGCGATAATGTAAATCTtaattaaatgtttcttttgattTCTGTTGCTATTATTTAATCACCATCTCTAAAGGCAGACTCTTGGAGGAGTGGCACCAACTTTTTCTTTTCCCTGGGGTGCTgtacccctgctccacccagaggccctacccctactccaccccttcccccccaaagcCCAACCTACACTTCACTTCTTACTGCCCCCAATCCACcctgtccctgtggcccctgcctACcactctccaccctcccccaagCTGCTCCTCAAGTGACTCAAGAGCTGTTTGGTGATGACCTTAATCAGCTGTTTTACAGTGCTCCCAATTAGCTGATTAtggtgctgccaaacagctgatcaggagtgCTGCAGAACCAGCTGTGgctagtgggtgctgagcatccgttatcctccccccccccccaatagatTTGGTGCCTATAAGCAGATTGATTGTTTCTATGGTCTGTAGCCAGAGATGGGGTTGGGAATCCTGTCTTCCCTTTAACTGCTGTACCACCTTCAGTTTTCTCTTGCTGACAGTGTGTATTGGATTGACCTCTGTGTACTGGATTACCCTGCTGCATGATAGCATGTCACATAAGTAGGTTTTTGGCAGACTTAATTTCTGCAGAAcaacttgcaggattggggcctgatTGCTGATGTAGAGGAAATTGTGAAACTGTCTCACAGAGGGagtaaaaacaggaaaaaaatccaatctcttTTAGTGTTGGTGGTTTTTAGTAACAATAGTGGTAAAAAATGTGACAGCATGACTTCTGTTTCTAGATGTTGCCTAGATTGTAGATCCCCTTGCAACCAGAGGAGAAGGTTAATGTAGGCCTAGAGAGAAGCAAGGGTGAGCCAGTTGAGCTCATTTTCAACTaatttcattaatactttattAGCGAGACAAACTAGACAGATGTCATTTGAGTGTGAACATAGTAATAGCATGGATTCCAGCACATGTTGGCATGCCTGACAGTGAAATGGTAGAGAAGAAagcaaaaaatgctttaaaaatgcagCAATTGCTATAAAGAGTCCTTTGAGTAGGAAGGAATTTAAAATTTTAGttaaaaaggatttaaaaaagcaggggcgactctaggtattttgccgtccCAAGGACGGTAGGCAGGCTGcttttggtggcttgcctgcaggaggtccccggtcccgcggattcggtggtggatttgtgggaggtccgctgaagccgcgggaccagtggaccctctgcaggcatgccgccgaaggcaacctgcctgccaccctcgcggcgactggcagagtgccccccatggcttgccatcccaggcacacgcttggtgtgctggtgcctggagccgctcctgttaAAAAGCATGCCAAGAATTGTGGACCAAGGAGAAAAGAGGAAGATGATTCTATGAATTATACCCCAAAATAGAGGATAATGTGCTATTGTACTCCAAAGGTACGTAAGGTGAAGTACTCAAAGTTAGTATATTAACTGGTCACTGTGgtttgaataataataatttatatttattgaaTAGACAGAGAGATGGGTTATGTAAGATTAAAGAAACAGTTGATCACCTGATGGGACTGCAGAGAGCATTCCCCAGGAAAGAAAGCCTCTTTGTGAAAATGTATATGTTTTCAGGGGGCAGAATATACTGTGAGGTTTTAGTGAGAACCTCAGGAAAGTAGGGTAATATTAAAAAATCCCTACTGTGTTTGAAAAGGATATCAAGCAGCATAAGAGAGTGAGTAGCATGAATGTACAAGGAATATAGGAAGTGGCAGTTATAGACTCAGTAGGTAAGTGGGCTTCACCATAAAACAAGAAGATGTTGTCAATGAATAAGAAATAGACCCCTCAGATATCTGCTAAAAGTATGACCAGGGAAGGGTTCATGCTGTATTTGGGTCCCCTCATTTATTAGTAGCCATTCAGCAGTGTACTGCTGTCTCTCTCATCTAGGGTCATGCACAGGATTTTCCCCTCctggcttttattttaattttattttttaaaagtcttttatGATTCTTGATAATGATGATATCTCTTTTGTGCACTCCCTTGTATTTCAGACACTGCAGCAGAGAGCGTCTCTGTCCCCTACTCGTCTTTATCACCTTGATTGCTTGCTTAATTCTATTTTCTGGGTTTAGCCTGTGCTTTGTGTTTCCTTCCCTAGTCTGGTTGCTGGTTCCTTACTGGGTGAATGTGTGATCTAGCTCTGCTGTGACATAATCTGTTAGTGTGAGTTGTACAGGGATTTGTGGTAGTCTAGCTATTTTAATTGGTTAATAAAGCATCTTGAGCACACTTCAGTTTTGGGTGGGGTTTGCTCTAATGATTTGGAAGCTGGTGGCAATAAGGTGTAAGGAGTGAATAGCTATATAATGAGAGGCTCAAACTTTCATTGGGATTTGAAGTTTGATTGTCTAGTGCTTTATGGTGGAGGGAGTATTTATTTGCTGTTCTGGTTGATATAGCATGAGACTTTAACTCTTCTTTTCTGGATGGTGATTGGGATGAGGGAAGTGATCCAGTTCTGCTCTGTGGCGGATTGTTCTGTTGCTGGGTACATGAAGTATTTGTCTGCTGGACTGCAAATGTAAGGTTGCTATTGGGATTTTGTTTCACTAGGTGTAACTGGCTGTTAAACTAAAGCCCTGGACTTTACTCTCAGTTGGTTGGATTATATTACTGAACAGCTCTAGTAGTAGCTTATTAACGGATAGTGTGTCTACCTCATGACTTCCTCATGCCATAGGTCTCATTTCGTTTTTTGTAAACAGTCTTTTGTTTGCAtgtatctgacaaagtgggtattcacccacaaaagctcatgctccaaaacgtctgttagtctataaggtgccacaggattctttgctgcttttacagatccagactaacacggctaccccactGATGCTTGACAGTCTTTTGTTCCCATCTGTGTTTTATGATGAGACCACCTGGGTATGCATAAACTAACATGTTCAATCTCATGTGTGCAATACAACGTTAGTCTGTTTGTTTGTGTTATCTTGGGGCTCTCTGAAATGTCTTTCTGAAGTGCTTTTACTGAGTTGACCGATAGGCCCTTCTGTTGCAGTAACTGTCAGAAGGAATGAATTACTTAAATTTTATTCTGCACTTGATGCCTTGACAACAATTCTATTTTGTAGCATTTCTAAGATCTGGTACCAGATTAAACAAATCTTttttctcaaagtctatgaagtAGAACAAGAGACTGTGTGCCTTTATTATTACCATGTTTGAGCATCTGTTGAAGTAAAGATGTGGTGAGTGGGTAGCTCATCAGGGAGGAGTCCCATTTAACTCTCATGGAGTATGTTGCTGAAGGTGACCTATTATCTTGCTTTATTGAGACTGCTACAGAATAGTTTGGGGATATTGCTATTTCAGTTAAGTAACTCTGCTCAAAACTCCTGTAAAGGCAAGCTTTGCTTCTGGAGCACAAAGACTGGAGATGGAGAGAAGGAAATGCTTTCTGAGGTCCCTGAGGAAAGAACTCAAGAttcacaaatcaaagcactttgcaagcaGCTGGACCAGAAGAGAGAGGTGGGTGGGTTAAAGTCTCTGGACATGTGCTTTCAGGGGACAAGCCACTCCCTAAGCATTTACTTCGGAGAGGGTTTCAGTAGGCACTAAGGGATCTTTGTTTACTTGAGACTCTATAGAGTGAACCACTTATAAACCTTCCAGGAAAATTCCCCTGACAATCTAAAAGAAAAACATTGTTTCCTGGAGTGATGAAACttttgaagggggaaaaaaggtgaCTGCTGGAGAAACTCTTCCACAGTTGTACTAATTCTCTTGCAGTCTTTTTATCAAGAGATTCTTGTCTGGGGGACAGATAGTCAGATCATCTGTATAAGCAGGGGGTTTACATctgagcaatttgaagctgaGTGTGGAGATGACTGTGACAGAGGTCTGAAAAGGGAAGGACTGAGACTGTCTTATCCCTGTCTCATGCCACATTCCTGCATCAAGGCATGTGAGTGTTGGTGTCTTTGATCTGCAATTGGCATGACCTAACAGGAGCCAAGTATTTCCTACAGCACAGAATTAGTGCAGAGTGGCTTTAAATCTATTCTAGGGTGCCGGACTGAGTCAAACACACCCTTTTAAACAGTATTAGAAAGCATtggtatgttttgtttttgtcttttgtagCCACCTGTTTCCAGTATTCATGAAGTAAATTTGGAGCCCATCATTTAGTGTTACTGGGTGATTATGAAGCAGAGCTAACTCATATTATAGCTGCTGCAGGTCAAAGAGCGCAACTGCTTTCTCAAAATAACACAGAAGCCTGTGGCTCACATGCTGAAATCAGTCAGACTTTGTGAGGCTATAGGTCAGCCTGCTGACATTGCTTACTCACTGTTGCTTGAAGGAAGAACATTTCCACTTGCTTTTGTAAGAATTCCTTCTACTGCTTTATCTGGGATCTGCCCACTTGGATTGCTGATCATCTGTTGCAAGTGAATACCCTCGTCAGCTGTTCCTGATTCCCCTTCACTCCCTTAGACACTGAATTTAGGAATGAGTAGATTTCCAGTAGAGGCTTCCCCTCCTAGGCCCTCTCCCCAAAGCCTATGTATAATTgtcctcattctctctctctctctctggttctaCTCC
Coding sequences within:
- the ISCA2 gene encoding iron-sulfur cluster assembly 2 homolog, mitochondrial isoform X2, which translates into the protein MAALGVLLSCLRRLRPGGRCSLSPTLLHLVRTPPFSSQNGAYFPSIRVQWASSSSKPGQPVSDSSEGQIYLSNSCVKRLLEIIEGSEFLRLQVEGGGCSGFQYKFSLDTVINPDDRVFEQGGARVVVDVDSLAFVKGAMVDFSQELIRNSFQVVSNPQAEQGCSCGTSFSVRL
- the ISCA2 gene encoding iron-sulfur cluster assembly 2 homolog, mitochondrial isoform X1; translated protein: MAALGVLLSCLRRLRPGGRCSSLSPTLLHLVRTPPFSSQNGAYFPSIRVQWASSSSKPGQPVSDSSEGQIYLSNSCVKRLLEIIEGSEFLRLQVEGGGCSGFQYKFSLDTVINPDDRVFEQGGARVVVDVDSLAFVKGAMVDFSQELIRNSFQVVSNPQAEQGCSCGTSFSVRL